Proteins co-encoded in one Paracoccus aestuarii genomic window:
- a CDS encoding LysE/ArgO family amino acid transporter, with protein sequence MNLAVFITGLMTGLSLILAIGAQNAFVLRQGLRGDHVLAVCLTCALSDAVLILLGVTSFGRIAEWMPGLAPAMRYAGAAFLLWYGARSMKAALTSGEALVVGTGQPERGLAATVAACLAITWLNPHVYLDTVVLLGAISTRFAGDRASFAAGAVTGSFLFFFALGYGAAWLRPVFARPGAWRVLEAVIAVVMWAIAAKLVLGG encoded by the coding sequence ATGAACCTTGCCGTCTTCATCACCGGCCTGATGACCGGGCTGAGCCTGATCCTGGCCATCGGCGCGCAGAATGCGTTCGTGCTGCGTCAGGGGCTGCGCGGCGATCACGTGCTGGCGGTCTGCCTGACCTGTGCGTTGTCGGATGCGGTGCTGATCCTGTTGGGGGTGACCAGCTTCGGGCGGATCGCGGAATGGATGCCGGGGCTGGCCCCGGCGATGCGCTATGCGGGGGCGGCTTTCCTGCTGTGGTACGGGGCGCGCAGCATGAAGGCCGCGCTGACTTCGGGCGAGGCCTTGGTGGTGGGGACGGGCCAGCCGGAACGGGGGTTGGCGGCGACGGTGGCGGCCTGCCTGGCGATCACTTGGCTGAACCCGCATGTCTATCTGGACACGGTCGTGCTGTTGGGGGCGATCTCGACCCGGTTCGCGGGGGACAGGGCGTCATTCGCGGCGGGCGCGGTGACGGGGTCGTTCCTGTTCTTCTTTGCCCTGGGCTACGGCGCGGCCTGGCTGCGGCCGGTCTTTGCCCGGCCCGGCGCCTGGCGTGTGCTGGAGGCGGTGATCGCCGTCGTCATGTGGGCGATCGCGGCCAAGCTGGTCCTTGGGGGGTGA
- the ald gene encoding alanine dehydrogenase: MKIGCPKEIKPQEFRVGLTPAAAAEAAGRGHQVLVQTGAGEGAGFDDAAYERAGATILPDAEAVFDQAEMIVKVKEPQAAERAMLRRGQLLFTYLHLAPDPDQTRDLLDSGVTAIAYETVTDARGGLPLLAPMSEVAGRLAPQVGSWALQKANGGRGVLMGGVPGVRPANVIVIGGGVVGAAAARVAVGMGANVTVMDRSVPRLSYLDDVFMGKLTTQFASAAATAEAIRTADMVIGAVLVPGAAAPKLVTRDQLSTMPPGAVLVDVAIDQGGCFETSRTTTHQDPIYEVDGIVHYCVANMPGAVARSSTQALGNVTLPHLLALADKGWRQAVTDDAHLRAGLSVHEGQLTSPPVGEALKIDAVTPEALLGL, translated from the coding sequence ATGAAGATCGGATGCCCCAAGGAAATCAAGCCGCAGGAATTTCGCGTGGGCCTGACCCCCGCCGCCGCCGCCGAGGCCGCGGGGCGCGGCCATCAGGTCCTGGTCCAGACCGGCGCGGGCGAGGGCGCGGGTTTCGACGATGCCGCCTATGAAAGGGCGGGCGCGACCATCCTGCCCGATGCCGAGGCCGTGTTCGACCAAGCCGAGATGATCGTCAAGGTCAAGGAACCCCAGGCCGCCGAACGCGCGATGCTGCGCCGGGGCCAGCTGCTGTTCACCTATCTGCACCTGGCGCCCGACCCGGACCAGACGCGCGACCTGCTGGACAGCGGCGTGACCGCCATCGCCTATGAGACGGTGACCGATGCGCGGGGCGGCCTGCCCCTGCTGGCGCCGATGTCCGAGGTCGCGGGCCGCCTGGCCCCGCAGGTCGGATCATGGGCGCTGCAGAAGGCCAATGGCGGGCGCGGCGTGCTGATGGGCGGCGTGCCCGGCGTCCGGCCGGCCAATGTCATCGTGATCGGCGGCGGCGTGGTCGGGGCCGCGGCCGCGCGGGTCGCGGTGGGCATGGGCGCGAATGTGACGGTGATGGACCGCTCGGTCCCGCGGCTGTCCTATCTGGACGATGTCTTCATGGGCAAGCTCACCACCCAGTTCGCCAGCGCCGCCGCCACGGCCGAGGCGATCCGCACCGCCGACATGGTGATCGGCGCCGTGCTGGTCCCCGGCGCCGCCGCGCCCAAGCTGGTGACGCGGGATCAGCTGTCCACCATGCCGCCCGGCGCGGTCCTGGTCGATGTGGCCATCGACCAGGGCGGCTGCTTCGAGACCTCGCGCACGACGACGCATCAGGACCCGATCTACGAGGTGGACGGGATCGTGCATTACTGCGTGGCGAACATGCCGGGCGCGGTGGCGCGCAGCTCGACCCAGGCCCTGGGCAATGTGACCCTGCCGCATCTGCTGGCCTTGGCCGACAAGGGCTGGCGCCAGGCGGTGACCGATGACGCGCATCTGCGCGCGGGCCTGTCGGTGCATGAGGGCCAGCTGACATCCCCCCCGGTGGGCGAGGCGCTGAAGATCGACGCCGTCACCCCGGAGGCCCTGCTGGGCCTTTAA
- a CDS encoding DUF721 domain-containing protein: protein MLAAKSPMAHPSDSPKTRSRRRSRGFQPAASLLADRVQKAAEGRGFAVARLLTHWPEIAGPQLSAVTRPVRISHARGGFGATLTLLTTGPMAPMVEMQLPQLRDRVNACYGYNAVQVRRDLVARPAGQTALLFVEQHPRDGIVFLVPAAARQDPGPKARAEGIARQFDDPGLAQAMARLALNVAARKT, encoded by the coding sequence GTGTTAGCAGCAAAGTCGCCCATGGCCCACCCGTCCGATAGCCCCAAGACACGGTCCCGTCGCCGCAGCCGCGGCTTTCAGCCCGCCGCCAGCCTGCTGGCCGACCGGGTCCAGAAGGCAGCCGAGGGGCGGGGATTCGCCGTCGCGCGCCTGCTGACCCATTGGCCCGAGATCGCGGGCCCGCAGCTGTCGGCCGTGACCCGCCCGGTGCGCATCAGCCATGCGCGCGGCGGCTTCGGCGCGACGCTGACCCTGCTGACCACCGGCCCGATGGCCCCCATGGTCGAGATGCAGCTGCCGCAGCTGCGCGACCGGGTGAATGCCTGCTATGGCTATAACGCGGTGCAGGTTCGACGCGATCTCGTCGCCCGACCCGCCGGCCAGACAGCTCTGCTGTTCGTCGAACAGCATCCCCGAGACGGGATAGTATTTCTCGTCCCCGCCGCAGCGCGCCAGGATCCCGGCCCAAAGGCCCGGGCCGAGGGCATCGCCCGCCAATTCGACGACCCCGGCCTGGCCCAGGCCATGGCCCGGCTGGCGCTGAACGTCGCCGCCCGCAAGACCTGA
- a CDS encoding LysR family transcriptional regulator ArgP codes for MLDYAGARAVAMIVQTGSFEAAARRLNITPSAVSQRVRGLEERLGTVLIRRGQPCSATEAGAWLCRHMEHVGMLETALIAHLPGLAAGAPGLVTLEVATNADSLGTWLMPALADFARGSGHLLSIAVDDEQHTPDWLRQGRVLAAVTSCDRAVAGCSVHRLGRLRYGATASPDFMRRHFPAGVTPDALAAAPSLIFNRKDDLQRAWMRQVTGAAPDLPCHVLPSTQGFVDACLAGLGWGMNPRGLVAAHLASGALVELVPGAVLDVTLHWQISRLAAERLRPLTDAVIAAAAAGLD; via the coding sequence ATGCTGGACTATGCGGGCGCACGCGCCGTGGCGATGATCGTGCAGACCGGCAGCTTCGAGGCTGCGGCCCGGCGGCTGAACATCACCCCCTCGGCCGTGTCGCAGCGGGTGCGCGGGCTGGAGGAACGGCTGGGGACCGTGCTGATCCGGCGCGGCCAGCCCTGCAGCGCGACCGAGGCCGGGGCCTGGCTCTGCCGTCACATGGAACATGTGGGCATGCTGGAGACCGCGCTGATCGCCCATCTGCCGGGCCTTGCCGCCGGGGCCCCCGGTCTGGTGACGCTGGAGGTGGCGACCAATGCCGACAGCCTGGGCACATGGCTGATGCCCGCGCTGGCGGATTTCGCGCGGGGATCGGGGCATCTGCTGTCCATCGCGGTGGATGACGAACAGCACACGCCCGACTGGCTGCGGCAGGGGCGTGTGCTGGCGGCCGTCACCTCCTGCGACCGGGCGGTGGCGGGCTGTTCGGTGCACAGGCTGGGTCGGTTGCGATACGGCGCGACGGCCAGCCCGGATTTCATGCGCCGCCATTTCCCCGCAGGCGTGACGCCCGACGCGCTGGCCGCCGCGCCCTCCCTGATCTTCAACCGCAAGGACGATCTGCAGCGCGCATGGATGCGGCAGGTGACGGGCGCGGCGCCCGATCTGCCCTGCCATGTGCTGCCCTCGACCCAGGGTTTCGTCGATGCCTGTCTGGCGGGCTTGGGATGGGGGATGAACCCCCGGGGCCTGGTGGCGGCGCACCTGGCCTCCGGGGCCTTGGTCGAGCTGGTGCCCGGCGCCGTGCTGGACGTGACGCTGCATTGGCAGATAAGCCGCCTGGCCGCTGAAAGGCTCAGGCCGCTGACCGATGCCGTCATCGCCGCCGCGGCGGCCGGGCTGGACTGA
- a CDS encoding ABC transporter permease produces MTAPIPATRPAETPAGGRRAMGVRRFGRVNWLGLRTLAWREVMRFMAVWQQTIFAPLMTAGLFVMIFSLALGQGRGEVMGLPYLVFLGPGILMMTVIQNAFANTSSSITAAKVQGNIVDTLMPPLSAGELLAGYLAGSVVRAGLVAVVIGTGMVLVTGRGIAHPGWALIFVLLAALMLGGLGILAGILAQKFDQMAAITNFVITPLSFLSGTFYSVQALPAPFDTLSHWNPIFYLIDGARFGVTGVSDSSPVQGLIVCVAVVVAVLALAWRWLDSGYRMKP; encoded by the coding sequence ATGACAGCCCCGATTCCCGCGACACGCCCCGCCGAAACCCCAGCCGGGGGGCGGCGCGCGATGGGCGTGCGCCGGTTCGGCCGCGTTAACTGGCTGGGCCTGCGGACTCTGGCCTGGCGCGAGGTGATGCGCTTCATGGCGGTCTGGCAGCAGACGATCTTTGCGCCACTGATGACGGCGGGGCTGTTCGTAATGATCTTCTCGCTGGCCTTGGGGCAGGGGCGGGGCGAGGTGATGGGCCTGCCCTATCTGGTCTTTCTGGGGCCGGGGATCCTGATGATGACGGTGATCCAGAACGCCTTCGCCAACACCTCCAGCTCGATCACGGCGGCCAAGGTGCAGGGCAATATCGTGGACACGCTGATGCCGCCCTTGTCGGCGGGGGAATTGCTGGCGGGCTATCTGGCCGGGTCGGTGGTGCGGGCGGGGCTGGTCGCGGTGGTGATCGGCACGGGGATGGTGCTGGTCACGGGGCGCGGCATCGCGCATCCGGGCTGGGCGCTGATCTTCGTGCTGCTGGCGGCGCTGATGCTGGGGGGGCTGGGCATCCTGGCCGGGATCCTGGCGCAGAAGTTCGATCAGATGGCGGCGATCACCAATTTCGTCATCACGCCGCTGAGCTTTCTGTCCGGGACCTTCTATTCCGTGCAGGCGCTGCCCGCGCCCTTCGACACGCTGTCGCATTGGAACCCGATCTTCTACCTGATCGACGGGGCGCGGTTCGGGGTCACGGGGGTGAGTGATTCGTCCCCCGTCCAAGGGCTGATCGTCTGCGTCGCGGTGGTGGTGGCGGTGCTGGCCCTGGCCTGGCGCTGGCTGGACAGCGGTTACCGGATGAAGCCCTGA
- a CDS encoding DsbA family protein, with product MFLRSAATAIAMTLAVPAIAQDATPEILPDIALGAEDAPLTMIEYASYTCGHCANFHRDVFPQLKADYIDTGMVRFVQRDVYFDQPGLWAGILARCGGDEKYYPVSGMLFDEQQSWLAGGSGDEIASNLRRIGLKAGMTEDQMNACWNDTAKVEQLIATFQQNATADGVEATPTFIIGDEKVPNQSWDSMRAIIDTKLAEAQAD from the coding sequence ATGTTTCTCCGCTCTGCCGCGACCGCGATCGCGATGACCCTGGCCGTGCCGGCCATCGCGCAGGACGCCACCCCCGAGATCCTGCCCGACATCGCCCTGGGCGCCGAAGACGCGCCGCTGACGATGATCGAATATGCCAGCTATACCTGCGGGCATTGCGCGAATTTCCACCGCGACGTCTTTCCCCAGCTGAAGGCCGATTACATCGACACGGGCATGGTGCGCTTCGTGCAGCGCGACGTCTATTTCGACCAGCCGGGCCTTTGGGCCGGGATCCTGGCGCGCTGCGGCGGGGACGAGAAATACTATCCCGTCTCGGGGATGCTGTTCGACGAACAGCAGAGCTGGCTGGCCGGCGGGTCGGGCGACGAGATCGCGTCGAACCTGCGCCGCATCGGCCTGAAGGCCGGCATGACCGAGGATCAGATGAATGCCTGCTGGAACGACACCGCCAAGGTCGAACAGCTGATCGCCACCTTCCAGCAGAACGCCACCGCCGACGGGGTCGAGGCCACGCCGACCTTCATCATCGGCGACGAGAAGGTGCCGAACCAGTCCTGGGACAGCATGCGCGCCATCATCGACACCAAGCTGGCCGAGGCCCAGGCCGACTGA
- a CDS encoding A/G-specific adenine glycosylase, which produces MRESKVIAADLLAWYDAHARDLPWRVPPGGPPADPYRVWLSEVMLQQTTVAAVRGYFDRFTTRWPDIASLAAAEDADVMAEWAGLGYYARARNLLACARAVTAAGGFPRDRAGLQALPGIGAYTSAAIAAIAFDRPETVVDGNVERVVARLFAVQTPLPRAKAELTALAATLTPAARPGDYAQATMDLGATICTPRSPACAICPLIHRCDARAQGIAPDLPRKSPKPPKPLRHGTVWLARQGDALVMEHRPPKGLLGGVLAFPSAEWDGRDLPPPGPADWRDLGVVRHVFTHFTLDLTVRTGHLTGNPQRGHLVPLRQIDRAALPGLMRKVWDMARPLIAD; this is translated from the coding sequence TTGCGTGAAAGCAAGGTGATCGCCGCCGACCTTCTGGCCTGGTATGACGCCCATGCCCGCGACCTGCCATGGCGGGTCCCGCCGGGGGGGCCGCCCGCCGATCCCTATCGCGTCTGGCTGTCCGAGGTGATGCTGCAGCAGACCACGGTCGCCGCCGTGCGCGGCTATTTCGACCGCTTCACCACGCGCTGGCCCGACATCGCGTCCCTGGCCGCGGCCGAGGATGCGGATGTCATGGCCGAATGGGCGGGGCTCGGCTATTACGCGCGGGCGCGCAACCTGCTGGCCTGTGCGCGGGCGGTGACGGCGGCGGGGGGGTTTCCGCGCGACAGGGCGGGGTTGCAGGCCCTGCCGGGCATCGGGGCCTATACCTCGGCCGCCATCGCGGCCATCGCCTTCGACCGCCCCGAGACGGTCGTGGACGGCAATGTCGAACGCGTCGTCGCCCGGCTCTTTGCGGTCCAGACGCCACTGCCCCGCGCCAAGGCCGAACTGACCGCCCTGGCCGCGACCCTGACCCCGGCCGCGCGGCCCGGCGATTACGCGCAGGCGACGATGGATCTGGGCGCGACGATCTGCACCCCGCGCAGCCCCGCCTGCGCGATCTGCCCGCTGATCCACCGCTGCGACGCGCGCGCCCAAGGCATCGCCCCCGATCTGCCGCGCAAATCGCCGAAGCCGCCGAAGCCCCTGCGCCACGGCACCGTCTGGCTGGCCCGCCAAGGCGACGCCCTGGTGATGGAGCATCGCCCGCCCAAGGGGCTGCTGGGCGGGGTGTTGGCCTTTCCCTCGGCCGAATGGGACGGGCGCGACCTGCCCCCGCCCGGCCCCGCGGATTGGCGCGACCTGGGCGTGGTGCGCCATGTCTTCACCCATTTCACGCTGGACCTGACCGTGCGGACCGGCCACCTGACCGGGAATCCGCAGCGCGGCCACCTGGTCCCGCTGCGACAGATCGACCGCGCCGCCCTGCCCGGGCTGATGCGCAAGGTCTGGGATATGGCGCGGCCCCTGATTGCGGATTAG
- a CDS encoding alkane 1-monooxygenase produces MSESAPSPLPAAAPFWLSVALVPLIALAAWGGGAWWLLVPVYAWYLTTALDGVLGLNGDNPDPDTATEALFWHRAVTLIWFPLQCAALLGCLWVVAQGRLSGWESLGLFFALGVMSGSVGIVYAHELLHQKSPLERWLGDLLLASVLYSHFRTEHLLVHHSWVSTPRDVVSARYNEGFYRFFWRVLTEGPRSAWRAETRFLARAGRSPWDRRNPFWRYAMLQAAMLGLAFAVAGWVGLGLFVFQAFIAVWQLELTNYIEHYGLSRKHLGDGRYEPVRPRHSWNASHTATNWLLINLQRHSDHHTRPDRRFPLLQTYAEDEAPQLPLGYPAMTMLAMIPPLWRRRMNPRVRAWRKRFYPEITDWTPYATGTLPLPRNAL; encoded by the coding sequence ATGAGCGAGTCGGCCCCTTCCCCCCTGCCCGCTGCGGCGCCCTTCTGGCTGTCCGTCGCGCTGGTGCCGCTGATCGCCCTGGCCGCTTGGGGCGGCGGGGCGTGGTGGCTGCTGGTGCCGGTCTATGCCTGGTATCTGACCACCGCGCTGGACGGGGTGCTGGGGCTGAACGGCGACAATCCCGACCCCGACACCGCGACCGAGGCGCTGTTCTGGCACCGGGCCGTGACGCTGATCTGGTTTCCGCTGCAATGCGCCGCGCTGTTGGGCTGCCTGTGGGTGGTGGCGCAGGGGCGGCTGTCGGGCTGGGAATCGCTCGGGCTGTTCTTTGCCCTGGGGGTGATGTCGGGCAGCGTGGGCATCGTCTATGCCCATGAACTGCTGCATCAGAAGTCCCCGCTGGAACGCTGGCTGGGCGATCTGCTGCTGGCCTCGGTCCTTTATTCCCATTTCCGCACCGAACATCTGCTGGTGCATCATTCCTGGGTCTCGACTCCGCGGGACGTGGTCTCGGCCCGCTATAACGAGGGGTTCTACCGCTTCTTCTGGCGGGTGCTGACCGAGGGGCCGCGCAGCGCCTGGAGAGCCGAAACGCGGTTTCTGGCCCGCGCGGGCCGCAGCCCCTGGGACCGGCGCAACCCCTTCTGGCGATACGCGATGCTGCAGGCGGCGATGCTGGGGCTGGCCTTCGCGGTGGCGGGCTGGGTCGGGCTGGGGCTGTTCGTCTTCCAGGCCTTCATCGCCGTCTGGCAGCTGGAGCTGACGAACTATATCGAGCATTACGGCCTGTCGCGCAAACATCTGGGCGATGGCCGCTACGAGCCCGTGCGCCCGCGCCACAGCTGGAATGCCAGCCATACCGCGACGAACTGGCTGCTGATCAACCTGCAGCGCCATTCCGACCACCATACCCGCCCCGACCGGCGCTTTCCCCTGCTGCAGACCTATGCCGAGGACGAGGCCCCGCAGCTGCCCCTGGGCTATCCGGCGATGACCATGCTGGCGATGATCCCGCCCTTGTGGCGGCGCCGCATGAACCCGCGGGTGCGCGCCTGGCGCAAGCGCTTCTACCCCGAGATCACCGACTGGACCCCCTATGCCACGGGCACCCTGCCCCTGCCGCGTAATGCGCTGTAA
- the mscL gene encoding large conductance mechanosensitive channel protein MscL, with amino-acid sequence MFNEFKTFIARGNVIDLAVGIIIGAAFTAIVNSLVADLINPILGLLTGGIDFTDQYIVLSGTVPDNASLAAARDSGAAIFAYGSFLMAVLNFLIVAWAVFLLVKGVNRVQRAAIRQKEEGPAAPAGPSQEELLAQIRDLLADRANPV; translated from the coding sequence ATGTTTAACGAATTCAAGACCTTCATCGCGCGCGGCAATGTCATCGACCTTGCCGTGGGCATCATCATCGGCGCGGCCTTCACCGCCATCGTCAATTCGCTGGTGGCCGACCTGATCAACCCGATCCTGGGCCTGCTGACCGGCGGCATCGACTTCACCGACCAGTATATCGTGCTGTCGGGCACCGTTCCCGACAATGCCAGCCTGGCCGCCGCGCGCGATTCCGGCGCGGCGATCTTTGCCTATGGGTCCTTCCTGATGGCGGTGCTGAACTTCCTGATCGTGGCTTGGGCCGTGTTCCTGCTGGTCAAGGGCGTGAACCGCGTCCAGCGCGCCGCCATCCGCCAGAAGGAGGAAGGCCCCGCAGCCCCCGCCGGTCCCAGCCAGGAGGAGCTGCTGGCCCAGATCCGCGACCTGCTGGCCGATCGCGCCAATCCGGTCTGA
- a CDS encoding Lrp/AsnC family transcriptional regulator, translating to MSELDAIDRRILSLLQKEGRISNAELALRVHLSPSACHRRVQRLEEAGVISGYVALLDARALRRQTTVFVEITLSGQADEVLDAFERGVRTIPDVLECHLMAGTADYLLKIVVEDTDDFARIHRQHLSRLPGVAQMHSSFALRTVFRTTAIPV from the coding sequence ATGAGCGAACTGGACGCAATAGACCGCCGCATCCTGTCCCTTCTGCAGAAGGAGGGGCGAATCAGCAATGCCGAGCTGGCGCTGAGGGTGCATCTGTCGCCCTCGGCCTGCCATCGCCGCGTCCAGCGGCTGGAGGAGGCGGGCGTGATCTCGGGCTATGTCGCGCTGCTGGATGCGCGGGCGCTGCGCCGCCAGACCACCGTCTTCGTCGAGATCACCCTGTCGGGCCAGGCCGACGAGGTGCTGGACGCCTTCGAACGCGGGGTGCGCACCATTCCCGACGTGCTGGAATGCCACCTGATGGCGGGCACGGCCGATTACCTGCTTAAGATCGTGGTCGAGGATACCGACGATTTCGCCCGCATACACCGCCAGCACCTGTCGCGCCTGCCGGGCGTGGCGCAGATGCATTCCAGCTTTGCCCTGCGCACCGTGTTCCGCACCACCGCCATCCCGGTGTGA
- a CDS encoding DMT family transporter, producing the protein METSSEHRGRVVAFMIGATGLFAATSLLAKAIGTGALGPALPPLMVSLGRFAFAFAGIAVVVALMRPRLTRPRWSTHLGRTICGWGGITLMFAAVARMPLPDATAISFLSPVFTMMLAIPLLGERVRPVRWTAAAIALIGAAILLRPGDALQPAALLALGAACAMGLEAIFIKRLTRREAPLQILLVNNGMGTAIAVAAALMVWAMPSPAQWAALAAIGLLMAGGQALNLAAMRQSDASFVAPFFYLTLVWAAGFDQWVFGLLPDAVSVIGAAVLVSGAGLLVWRDRARRPQGFIR; encoded by the coding sequence ATGGAAACAAGCAGCGAACATCGCGGCCGGGTGGTGGCCTTCATGATCGGCGCGACGGGGCTGTTCGCGGCGACCTCGCTGCTGGCCAAGGCGATCGGGACGGGCGCCCTGGGCCCGGCCCTGCCGCCCTTGATGGTCAGCCTGGGGCGGTTCGCCTTTGCCTTTGCGGGGATCGCGGTGGTGGTGGCGCTGATGCGGCCCCGGCTGACGCGTCCGCGTTGGTCCACGCATCTGGGGCGCACGATCTGCGGATGGGGGGGCATCACGCTGATGTTCGCGGCGGTGGCACGCATGCCCCTGCCCGATGCGACGGCGATCAGTTTTCTGTCGCCGGTCTTCACGATGATGCTGGCCATTCCGCTGCTGGGGGAACGCGTCCGGCCGGTGCGCTGGACCGCCGCCGCCATCGCGCTGATCGGCGCGGCGATCCTGCTGCGGCCCGGCGATGCGCTGCAGCCCGCAGCCCTGCTGGCCTTGGGCGCCGCCTGCGCCATGGGGCTGGAGGCGATCTTCATCAAGCGCCTGACCCGGCGCGAGGCACCGCTGCAGATCCTGCTGGTCAATAACGGCATGGGCACGGCCATCGCAGTGGCGGCGGCGCTGATGGTCTGGGCCATGCCCAGCCCGGCGCAATGGGCGGCTTTGGCGGCGATCGGGCTGCTGATGGCCGGGGGCCAGGCGCTGAACCTGGCGGCGATGCGCCAGTCGGATGCCAGCTTCGTGGCGCCCTTCTTCTATCTGACGCTGGTCTGGGCGGCGGGGTTCGACCAGTGGGTCTTCGGCTTGCTGCCCGATGCGGTTAGCGTGATCGGCGCGGCGGTCCTGGTCAGCGGCGCGGGCCTGCTGGTCTGGCGCGACCGGGCCCGCAGGCCTCAGGGCTTCATCCGGTAA